Proteins encoded by one window of Pan troglodytes isolate AG18354 chromosome 16, NHGRI_mPanTro3-v2.0_pri, whole genome shotgun sequence:
- the SQOR gene encoding sulfide:quinone oxidoreductase, mitochondrial, which yields MVPLVAVVSGPRAQLFACLLRLGTQQVGPLQLHTGASHAARNHYEVLVLGGGSGGITMAARMKRKVGAENVAIVEPSERHFYQPIWTLVGAGAKQLSSSGRPTASVIPSGVEWIKARVTEFNPDKNCIHTDDDEKISYRYLIIALGIQLDYEKIKGLPEGFAHPKIGSNYSVETVEKTWKALQDFKEGNAIFTFPNTPVKCAGAPQKIMYLSEAYFRKTGKRSKANIIFNTSLGAIFGVKKYADALQEIIQERNLTVNYKKNLIEVRADKQEAVFENLDKPGETQVISYEMLHVTPPMSPPDVLKTSPVADAAGWVDVDKETLQHKRYPNVFGIGDCTNLPTSKTAAAVAAQSGILDRTISVIMKNQTPIKKYDGYTSCPLVTGYSRVILAEFDYKAEPLETFPFDQSKERLSMYVMKADLMPFLYWNMMLRGYWGGPAFLRKLFHLGMS from the exons ATGGTGCCACTGGTGGCTGTGGTATCAGGGCCCCGTGCCCAGCTCTTTGCCTGCCTGCTCAGGCTGGGCACTCAGCAGGTCGGCCCCCTTCAGCTGCACACCGGGGCCAGCCATGCGGCCAGGAACCATTATGAGGTGCTGGTGCTGGGTGGGGGCAGTGGCGGAATCACCATGGCTGCCCGCATGAAGAGGAAAGTGGGTGCAGAGAATGTGGCCATTGTTGAGCCCAGTGAG AGACATTTCTACCAGCCAATCTGGACACTGGTGGGTGCTGGTGCCAAACAATTGTCCTCATCTGGTCGTCCCACGGCAAGTGTGATTCCATCTGGTGTAGAATGGATCAAAGCTAGAGTGACTGAGTTTAACCCAGACAAGAACTGCATTCACACAGACGACGACGAGAAG ATCTCCTACCGATATCTTATTATTGCTCTCGGAATCCAGCTGGACTATGAGAAG ATTAAAGGTCTACCTGAAGGTTTTGCTCATCCCAAAATAGGGTCGAATTATTCAGTTGAGACTGTAGAGAAGACATGGAAAGCTCTGCAGGACTTCAAAGAGGGCAATGCCATCTTCACCTTCCCAAATACTCCAGTGAAGTGTGCTGGAGCCCCTCAGAAGATCATGTACTTATCAGAAGCCTACTTCAGGAAG aCAGGGAAGCGATCCAAGGCCAATATCATTTTCAACACTTCTCTTGGAGCCATTTTCGGGGTTAAGAAGTATGCAGATGCCCTGCAGGAGATCATCCAGGAGCGGAACCTTACTGTTAACTACAAGAAAAACCTCATTGAAGTCCGAGCCGATAAACAAGAGGCTGTATTTGAGAACCTGGACAAACCAGGAGAGACCCAAGTGATTTCA TATGAAATGCTTCATGTCACACCACCAATGAGCCCACCAGATGTCCTCAAGACCAGTCCTGTGGCTGATGCTGCTGGTTGGGTGGATGTGGATAAAGAAACTCTGCAACACAAGAGGTACCCAAATGTGTTTGGGATTGGGGACTGCACCAACCTTCCTACGTCAAAGACCGCTGCTGCAGTAG CTGCCCAGTCAGGAATACTTGATAGAACAATTTCTGTGATTATGAAGAATCAAACACCAATAAAGAAG TATGATGGCTACACATCATGTCCACTGGTGACCGGCTACAGCCGTGTGATTCTTGCTGAGTTTGACTACAAAGCGGAGCCGCTAGAAACCTTCCCCTTTGATCAAAGCAAAGAGCGCCTTTCCATGTATGTCATGAAAGCTGACCTGATGCCTTTCCTGTATTGGAATATGATGCTAAG GGGTTACTGGGGAGGACCAGCGTTTCTGCGCAAGTTGTTTCATCTAGGTATGAGTTAA